GCGTTGCGAAACAGCCCCCCGTGGCGACGAGCGCCACGAGGGGAACCAGCCGCCACACCCGGTGGACAAGCATCGGAATCATGTCGTTGCCTTCGAATGTGGCCACGGGACTCAGCTGGCCGGCTTCAGGGTCTCGCCACCGGCCGTGATCTCGAACTCGTCGCGACGATTCTTGGACCACGCGTCTTCGGTCGTTCCCGGCACCGCCGGACGCTCGCGACCGAACGACGACGTTTCGATGCGCGACGCGTCGATCCCGCGATCGGTGAGATAGCGCTTGGCCGCCTCGGAGCGGCGACGGCCGAGCGCGATGTTGTACTCGTCACTGCCGCGCTCGTCGCAATGTCCGGCGATGCGGATGCGCAGCCCCGGATTCACGTTCAGGATCGCGATCTTCGCATCGAGGGCCTCGCGGGCATCGTCACGCAGCTCGTCGGCGTCGTATTCGAAGAAGATGGTCTCGAGGAGACGCATGCGCGCCGCCGCCACCTTCTCGTTGTACGCCGCCATGGTGTCGACCGGAGCCGCACGAGGGGTGGTGCGCTCGGGCGCCCGCTCCGTCGGCGTGGGAGCCGGCGTCGGGGCCGGGGCCACCGTCTTCTTCTTGCAGGCGCCAAGCATCAGCGACGAGGACATCATGACCAGCAGCAGACGAGAGGAACGCATCATGTCGAAAGGCTCCGGATTGGAGGGAGGGGTGTATGCCCGCAGGCGCTTACTGGGCCTGCAGGCGCGGGGACCACGCGGCAAGACGGGTTTCCGGACCGCGCGTGAGCTGGCGCGCCCGCCCGGTCTCGATGTCGACTACCCACAACTGACGCGTGCCGCTACGGTTTGAGGTGAGCACGACGTGCCGCGAGTCCGGTGCCCACGACGGGTCGTCGTTGCGGCCATCGTTGGTCACCTGCCGTACCGACTGATCGCGCAGATTGATGGTCATGATTTGAAAGGTGCCACCGTTGCGGGACTGAAACGCGACCAACCGACCATCCGGAGACCAATCCGGTCCCGCGCGATAGTCGCGATCGCCGAACGCCGCCGCCGTAAGCAGTTCCACGTTCGTACCATCCAGATCGCTAATATAAACCTCCGGATGCCCGGAGCGATCGGACATGAACGCCACGCGCTGACCGTCGGGGCTGAACGTGGGCTGCGCGCTGGCGCGCCCGCGCCCCACCGTCACGCGCCGTGGCGCCCCGCCGTCGAACGGCTGGGCGAAGAGGTCGGTACCGGAGTCGGAGCCACGCGCGTAGAGCAGCGTCCGCCCATCGGGGGAGATAGCCGGCGTGGTGTGCTCGACCCCGGGAGCACTGGCCAGTACGCGCTGGGCGCCAGTGGCGAGATCGGTGAACATCACCGGATTCCGCACCCCGTCGAGCACCGTGTACACAATGCCGCGCCCACTCGGCAGCCACTGCGGTGACATCCCGCTCGCCGTCACCGGGATCACATTTGCTCCGTCGCTGTCAACTGTCCACACCCGGCCGGCGCGGGTAAACGCAATGCGGGTCTGCGCAATGCCACGCTGGCCCGTGATCCACTCTTCCACGGCGTCTGCCACGCCGTGCACCGCCAGCCGCCAAGCGGGGGAGAGCGCACCGGCGGGAAGCGGGAAGTCCTTCTGATTGCGCACGCTCTTGAGCCCCACATCGTGCAGGATCACCCGGACCCAGCCGCTCGGCAGCACCGAGACCTGCACGATGCCATCGACGCCCAGCTTGGCAAACAGCGCCCAGTTGATCGCCCCCGTCACGGCAGGCGACGCAGACGCGCTCACCACGGTGAAGCGGTCGCTGAAATCGAAATCGCGGCTCAGGATGGTGGTCAGCGAATCCCCGTTGGCACCGCGAACCGGAAGCACGATCAGGGCGCTCTTCTCTCCCGGACGGTACTGCAACCCCAGACTGACGCCCTTGGTTGGCTGTGCCAGGAGCACGGGGACCGGCGCTGACACCAGGACACCGAGGGCGACCGCGGCACCTACCAGCGCCCCCCGGAAAACACGAGGAACGCGAGAGCGCGCAGACACCATCGGCAGAAGCGGGGAAAACGGAGTCATCGGACCTGGCACGTCACTGCGGACGCAGCGCGTAATCGAAAGTGAAATAGACCACCAGCACATCGTCGGCCCATCCGGCCGGGAGCGCACCGAAGCTCCGGGTACTCCCGACCGCCTCGATGGCTCCCATGGCATCGAGGTCGTATAGCCGGTCACCGGAGCGCTTGACCACCTCGATGCCAACCACGGTGCCGTCGCGGCGTATCATGAACTTGAGCTCCGTGACCAGCGCCGCCGACACGCGCCGTGGCGACCAGTTGAGAGCTATCTGACGCACGATGTTGGACAGGTACCCGGGATACGGGAACGCGATCCCATCCGTGCGCACATTCGCCACGTCCGCCCCGCGCGTGCCGGTGGCACCGGCGCCAGACCTGGGCGCCGCGTTGCTCTTGGTTGCCGTGGGCGACGGTGCGTTGCGGGCTCCCCCTTTCTTGGTCCGATCGGTGGAGGGCGTGGCCTTGGGAGACGGCAAGACCTTCTTCGCCTTGGTCGGCGCAGGGATCGTCTTCTCCTCTTCGACACGCTCCGCCCCGGCAACGTCCTGCTGCGACGCCGTGGCCTCCGTGGTCGGCGTCTCGACACCCGCCTGACGGGGGCCGGCCTGCCCGACCAACTCGACCCGATAAACCGGCGGGCGGGATTCCGCCGGCCGCGTCCCTGCCCACAGCAGGAAGGCCACGAGTGCGCCATGGACGGCCATGGAGACCACGAGGCCGGTCCCCAGGGCCCCCCGCCCTGCCCGCGGTGCGCGAGCCGCCGCCACCGTCGCCATGCTCAGCGCGGCTCGTCGGGCTCGGCGACCAGCCCGACCTCGGTGATGCCACGCGCCTTCATGGCGGCCACCACGCGGATGACCGTGCCGTAGTCCACGCCGGCGTCCGCACGCACGAAGACGCCCCCCGCGCCCTTGCGATCAGAGAGCGCCTTGATGCTGCCGGCGAACTCCTCGAAGGTGAGCTTGGTGTCATCGACAAAAATCTGACCGCGGCGATCCACGGTGACCACCAGGCCGTTCTTCGGCTCGAGCGGCTTGACCTCCGCCGTGGGCAGGGCAATGTCCACCCCCCCCTGCATCATCGGGGCTGTGATCATGAAAATGATCATCAGCAGCATCATCACGTCGATGAGAGAAACGACGTTGATTTCGGCGTTCACCCCGAGACGTTCACCACGACGGCCGCGGCGCATGCGTCAGATCCGCCCTTCGCGAACCATCAGGGCGATGAGCTCGGACCCGAAACCCTCAAGCTCATTGTCGAGGCGATTGAGGCGTGCCGCAAACACGTTGTAGGCGAAAGCCGCGGGAATGGCCACGGCGAGCGCCGCTGCCGTGGCGATGAGGGCCGTGGCAATTCCCGGAGCCACCGCCCCGATGTTCCCCGATCCCTTCGTGGCGATTCCCTCAAATGCCTCGATCACACCCAACACGGTGCCGAACAGTCCGATGAGCGGACTCACGCTACCTACCGTCGCCAGCCACGGAACGAACCGCCCCAGCGCTTCCCGCTCGCGCCCGGTCTGTGAATCGAGCAGCAGACGGAGCGCCTCGACCTGCGACCCGGAGAGCCTCGCCGTGCGGTCGGAAGTGGCTCCCAAGGCCGGCTTGGTATCGTTGAGGAACTGCACGGCCCGAGCGAAGACCGCCGTGAACGGACTGGGCTTCGACCGCTGCGCCAGCATCATGGCCTCGTCGATGCCCCGCGCCCGTTCGAACTCGCGCACGAAGGCGTTGCCCCCCGACTCGGCACTGCTGAACGTGCGCCACTTCGCGAACATGATGGCCCACGACAGCAACGACAGCACCGCCAGCAACCCGAGGACCGCCTTGGTCACCGGGTCGCTGGTGAGAATCAGCTGCACAAACGAACGTGGCGCGGCAGCGCCGCCCTGCGTGGACAGCTGCAGGAGCAGCAGGGCACCGGACAACGCCCCGACCCCCGTCACGCCGTGGCCTCAGCGGCCAGCCGCGCGCGACGATCGGCGAAAAACCGATAGGTGTTGGCGAGTCCGTCAGCCAGAGACACCTCCGGCGCCCAGCCAAGCACGGCACGCGCCTTGTCCGTCTGCAGCGCCGACCGGGCCAACTCGCCCGGGCGGGCGGGCGCATACTCAATGGGCGCAGTTGCCCCGGACACCGTGCGCAGTGTCTCGGCGAGCGCGTTGACCGTCGTCTCGAGACTGGTGCCGATGTTGAAGGCGCGCGCGTCAAGGCGCCCCTTGGGCGGCAGCTCGCGCGTGGCCGCCAGAAAATTGGCGCGCGCCACATCGCCGGCGTACACGTAATCCCGCGTCTGTTCACCGTCGCCAAACACCGTGAGCGGGCGGCCATCGAGCAGCCGATTACAGAAGATCGCCACAACCCCGGCCTCGCCGTGCGGATCCTGCCGTGGCCCATAGACGTTCCCGTAGCGCAAGGCGACCGTCTCGAGGCCGTGGACGCGGCCGTAGTACGCCAGGTAATACTCGACCGCCAGCTTCGCGATGCCGTACGGCGCTTCCGGATCCTTGGCGAACGCTTCCGTGCTTGGCGGGGGATCGAAATCGCCATACAGCGCACCGCCCGTGGACGAGAACACCGTGCGTGTCGGATAACCGCTGGCGCGCACCGCCTCCATGATGTTGAGCGTACCGAGCACGTTGCGCGTCGCATCATACACCGGATCATTGACGCTGCGTCGCACGTCGATCTGCGCCGCCAGATGACAGATCACGTCGAAGCTTCCATCATGGACCAGCGCCGACGCCTCCGCCGACGTAATGCACCCACGCACGAACCGAGCGGATGCCGGGAGGTTCTCTTCGCGACCACTGGACAAGTCGTCGAGAATGGTGACGGTCCAGCCTTCTGCCACGAAGCGATCTGCCACGTGTGAGCCGATGAACCCGGCACCTCCCGTCACCAGGACTGATTTCGCCATGCCGCTCGCTGCCTCGCCGTCGGAGTGATGTTGTCGTGGTTCCCGTCAATGTAAACACGCGCCGGGGGCCACGGGGCACCCGGCGCGTGTGGATATTCTCGAGACGCCGCACGATGTGATCTTTCCACTCGTGCGCAGCCGCTATGCCGGCAACAACCGTTGGTGACGGGCGTCGCCGGATTTGCTCAGGGCGCTTTTGCGTAGCGACGCGCCGTCATGCCGACCGCAATGTCGGTCTGATACTGCTGGGTGATGATGGCCGTGGCATGATCACGATCGGCCCGTACCACACGCACCGTCGCAGCGAGCGCTTCGGTCGTGCCCTGCGCAATCCGGCGGTAGATCGCCAGTTCATCGCCAGCCATCAGGCCGCCGGCACTCCCGGCCGAGAGCAGCATGAAGCTCTGCAGGGTCGGCTGTCCCTCGTGGGGGTCGAGCCAGGCAATGGTGGCCGACACATCCGGGGTGTCCAGACGTGTGGCCTTCACCCACGGCGCACTGCCTTCGGGAGCAGGCAGCAGGTGCTGCCCCTCTTCAATGCGCCCGGACTGCCGTCGCACCATCGCCAGCGCAGGCTTCCCTGCCTCGGCCTTCACCACCTCGAGCACGCCAGTCGGTTGCACCAGCAACTGCCCACGCACCAGCAGCGAGGGGGGGCCAAAGGCGATGAGACGGTCGCCCACCTTGTAGTTCTGCAGCGCCGGGGCTTGCAGCTCGACCTGATCGGTCATGATGGCCCGCTGGGGATACGCATCGCCGGTGGACTGCGACGATCCGACGCGTCCGGCCAAACGGCCCGCCTTGGCAAGCACCGCCTCGGCCATCACGAACGGCGCCGACTGAAATTCGGCAACGCGCGGCGCCGGTGTGTTCGGCCGCAGGACCGCCCGCGTACGCCGCTCCGCCTCGGCGGCATCCGGAAGATCTCGATGGAAGACGGTCGCGATCTCATTCGCCTTGCGCGACGCCATGGCAACTTCCTGATCGACCAGCCCGACTCGACGCGCGCCGCGCTCGCCCACCAGCGTGCCCACACTCGGGCTGAGACCGGCGCGCCCGGTGTCGGCGGTCGCCGCCACCTTGGCGGTCGTCGCGCTCGGCGCAGGAGTCGGCGCAGCAGGTGCCACCGGTGCCGCCGATGCCGCGCGCGCGCCAGTGCGCCCGGCATTCCCCTTCCCCGCTGTCTGCGCGGCAAGGGAACCCGCGGGCGACTTGGCCGGCGTGGCCTCGGGAACAGGCGGCAGCGTACCTTCGCCGGCCTTGGCAAGGGCGGCCCTGGGCACTGTACTGTCAGCAGGGGCCGCCGCGACCTCGCCGGCCTTCGGCCCACGGACCGCAGGACGCGCCGGAACCTTCAACCGCATTCCCACGCGGAGCGGCGGTTCGGCTGCCACAGACAGTCCATTCGAGCGGGCCAACGACTGCCACTGGTGACCGTCGCCATGGTAGCGCGCGGCGAGCCCCCATAGGGTTTCGCCCCGCTTCACCACATGCACCCGCGTGGACGCCTCGGATGCTGCCGACGGCGTGCTCTGCGCGTGCAGCATGGCGGGGCGCCAGACGAGCAGCAGGGCCAGCGTGGCCAGAGCCGCAATGAGAAGACGGGACAGCACGGCTCTCGCAGGGCTGTCCGTGACGGCGGTGGAGGCGTGCGCCCGATTGGCAGCGCGCATCAGCGAACCTCGACAGGGGAAGGGTCAGGGCATCCGAAGGGGCGGACGCCAAAGGAGCCGCGCCGAAGCCGCGCACGGTGTACCCGTACGAGAGACGCCTGCCCGCGCCCACGGTAACGACGACAGCATATCGGTCTCGGCGCTTCCTGTCACACCGCGGGCATTCCCCTGGCGACGCCAGCGCCGCCAGGGTCCCGCCCCTCACCCAGCGTCAGAACGGCAGGTCGTCGTCTTCGTCGTTGAGGGCGCCAGGGAAATCATTGAAATCGTCGGCACCCGCCGGGGTCGCAGCCTTGCGCGGGGCAGCGGGTGATGATGGGGCCGCACGGCGCGGCGCCGCGTCCATGTCATCTCCACCGCCCATACCGCCAGCGCGACCACCAAGCAGCATGAGTTCCTTGACCTTGATCTCAGTGGTGTACTTGGTCTGCCCCTCCTTGTCCGTCCACTGGCGGTACTCGATCTCTCCCTCGACGTAGATCTTTTCGCCCTTGCGCACGTACTTCTCGACGACATCCGCGAGGCCGGTCCCGCGCCCGCTGTTCCATACGACGCAGCGATGCCACTCCGTCTTTTCCTGCTTGTTGCCACTCTGATCCGTCCACTGGCGGCCCGTCGCCAGTGAGAACGTCGCGACTCGGCCGCCGGTCCCGACGGTACGGACTTCGGGATCTCCCCCGACGTTGCCAATGAGAATGGCCTTGTTCAGGCT
This genomic stretch from Gemmatimonas sp. harbors:
- a CDS encoding OmpA family protein, yielding MMRSSRLLLVMMSSSLMLGACKKKTVAPAPTPAPTPTERAPERTTPRAAPVDTMAAYNEKVAAARMRLLETIFFEYDADELRDDAREALDAKIAILNVNPGLRIRIAGHCDERGSDEYNIALGRRRSEAAKRYLTDRGIDASRIETSSFGRERPAVPGTTEDAWSKNRRDEFEITAGGETLKPAS
- a CDS encoding TonB C-terminal domain-containing protein — protein: MAVHGALVAFLLWAGTRPAESRPPVYRVELVGQAGPRQAGVETPTTEATASQQDVAGAERVEEEKTIPAPTKAKKVLPSPKATPSTDRTKKGGARNAPSPTATKSNAAPRSGAGATGTRGADVANVRTDGIAFPYPGYLSNIVRQIALNWSPRRVSAALVTELKFMIRRDGTVVGIEVVKRSGDRLYDLDAMGAIEAVGSTRSFGALPAGWADDVLVVYFTFDYALRPQ
- a CDS encoding biopolymer transporter ExbD, producing MRRGRRGERLGVNAEINVVSLIDVMMLLMIIFMITAPMMQGGVDIALPTAEVKPLEPKNGLVVTVDRRGQIFVDDTKLTFEEFAGSIKALSDRKGAGGVFVRADAGVDYGTVIRVVAAMKARGITEVGLVAEPDEPR
- a CDS encoding MotA/TolQ/ExbB proton channel family protein, whose product is MTGVGALSGALLLLQLSTQGGAAAPRSFVQLILTSDPVTKAVLGLLAVLSLLSWAIMFAKWRTFSSAESGGNAFVREFERARGIDEAMMLAQRSKPSPFTAVFARAVQFLNDTKPALGATSDRTARLSGSQVEALRLLLDSQTGREREALGRFVPWLATVGSVSPLIGLFGTVLGVIEAFEGIATKGSGNIGAVAPGIATALIATAAALAVAIPAAFAYNVFAARLNRLDNELEGFGSELIALMVREGRI
- a CDS encoding NAD-dependent epimerase/dehydratase family protein, whose amino-acid sequence is MAKSVLVTGGAGFIGSHVADRFVAEGWTVTILDDLSSGREENLPASARFVRGCITSAEASALVHDGSFDVICHLAAQIDVRRSVNDPVYDATRNVLGTLNIMEAVRASGYPTRTVFSSTGGALYGDFDPPPSTEAFAKDPEAPYGIAKLAVEYYLAYYGRVHGLETVALRYGNVYGPRQDPHGEAGVVAIFCNRLLDGRPLTVFGDGEQTRDYVYAGDVARANFLAATRELPPKGRLDARAFNIGTSLETTVNALAETLRTVSGATAPIEYAPARPGELARSALQTDKARAVLGWAPEVSLADGLANTYRFFADRRARLAAEATA
- a CDS encoding LysM peptidoglycan-binding domain-containing protein, with the translated sequence MRAANRAHASTAVTDSPARAVLSRLLIAALATLALLLVWRPAMLHAQSTPSAASEASTRVHVVKRGETLWGLAARYHGDGHQWQSLARSNGLSVAAEPPLRVGMRLKVPARPAVRGPKAGEVAAAPADSTVPRAALAKAGEGTLPPVPEATPAKSPAGSLAAQTAGKGNAGRTGARAASAAPVAPAAPTPAPSATTAKVAATADTGRAGLSPSVGTLVGERGARRVGLVDQEVAMASRKANEIATVFHRDLPDAAEAERRTRAVLRPNTPAPRVAEFQSAPFVMAEAVLAKAGRLAGRVGSSQSTGDAYPQRAIMTDQVELQAPALQNYKVGDRLIAFGPPSLLVRGQLLVQPTGVLEVVKAEAGKPALAMVRRQSGRIEEGQHLLPAPEGSAPWVKATRLDTPDVSATIAWLDPHEGQPTLQSFMLLSAGSAGGLMAGDELAIYRRIAQGTTEALAATVRVVRADRDHATAIITQQYQTDIAVGMTARRYAKAP
- the ssb gene encoding single-stranded DNA-binding protein; the protein is MSRSLNKAILIGNVGGDPEVRTVGTGGRVATFSLATGRQWTDQSGNKQEKTEWHRCVVWNSGRGTGLADVVEKYVRKGEKIYVEGEIEYRQWTDKEGQTKYTTEIKVKELMLLGGRAGGMGGGDDMDAAPRRAAPSSPAAPRKAATPAGADDFNDFPGALNDEDDDLPF